A window of Punica granatum isolate Tunisia-2019 chromosome 8, ASM765513v2, whole genome shotgun sequence genomic DNA:
ATCCATGGCGATCTCTTTCCATTCACTTGATCTCATGTCACACATAAACATCCTTGCCCCGGAATCCATTGTAAAAACCAGATAGTTGTCCCCATCAAGAATAGCTATAAGTTTTGTGTCAGTAGCTAGAGTAGCTGCAGATTGCGAGTCAGTAGCATGAACAAAATTACCATGAGCGGGAAGACTAATTACCCTATGCCTGATCCATACTGGATTATCAAGATCCTTGAGAACCCATACCTCCATCTTGTCGGGCCTGTCGGGAGACACATCGTACGTGTAATACATCTGGTAAAACATTCCATTTGATGTGAGTTGGCTTCTGTACCACCAATGCGTTGTGGGATAAGGCTCCGGAAAACGAGTGGTAACATTGAGCTTCTCGGTTGCGATATCAAGAGAAAGCATGCATGATTCCGAGTTTCTCTCTACTGAGTCGTGTGGTTTGGTCAACCAATATAATTTTCCATTTGCGTACAGGCTCGCGCCAATAAAATAACAACTGGCTGTCCGAGGCGAGCAAagcttcttccatgaggcccAGCTCCCTTTTTGTTTATCCAACACAAAGTCATGGATATGACAATCTATACTGTATAAACTTTCAAACAATCCCACTATCTTGTATCTTCCGACCGAAGTACTGCGTACTATCCTCCATCGGGTATGATATCTCACTGGAGAATTCCAGAAAGGCAACAGCTTGTAGCATCTTGTGATGGGATTGCAAACGAGGAGCATAATAACATTTTCGGAGGAATAATAACCAAGTACCTCAGCGAGGATGATCCCGTCGCAAGAATCGTTGACGTGAATTTCCATGTCATCGGACTGCTGCATACCATGGCACCTGTGAGTGAGGTAGCGAACTAAACCTTCTAACTGCATACTATGGCTGTGTATCCTCTCATGCTCGCTGTTAAGTTCGAAGTTAAGGTAAGAAGTGCGATAATCCTTAACAGAGTATGCCCGTGGTCTCCTTTTCCTCAATACCGTTTTAGCTATTACTCCGTGTCGAGGAATAGAGAGCAATCTCTCGAGATGCAAAGCCTGGAACTTGTTGCTGGTGATCTCTTTCCTCCAGCTGCTACAAACCAACTTTAATCTTTGGAGATTTTCAGCAGGCACATAAATCAGTATTCTGAACCAAATTTCGTCGGGCAACCAAGTGATCCGTGTTTGCTCTCCGTCACCTTCGATCTCATGTGTATCCGTACCGGTAAGCACATGAAAAACATAAGAACAGATGGGTTTCACACACGTGTATAAAGCAGAGCGCAACGAACTCATCATCGCTTGCGAGTTTGATCAGATAGTAAGTATATTTCAAAGATGGTTTTACACtgattatatatacacacacacatatatatgtttgtttgTCACAACTGCCAAATCTTGCTTTGCGGTTGGAAgctcacccaaaaaaaaaaagaatatcttAGGAATCTGGAGTATTATTTTTCGATattatttctcttttgcaTAGTTGATTTGCGCAATCTATTAAGGATTCTCTTGTAATCtctatcattatatatatatatatatatatataggtgtcTACTGAGTACCAACTCAATCAGGTTTGCATAATCATCCTTAACAATTGTACTTCTTCTTAATTATTCGTTATTATCATCATTTTCCTCATTGTGGTTCGTTGCCCTTCTCGCTCTACCTGCAAGTGTAGGGCTCAAAAGTCTCCACAAATACATCGTGGCCGATACCCATACGATGATTAGTCTCGGACAATAGATTGGTGGCACTTCGTTGTCTcataaaaggggaaaaaaattggaATTATGTAGGAAATATTATGAGCTTCACGGAAATAACTTAATCATAGTTATAGACATGTTGGAGATAATAATTAGTAGTTATTAGGAAAGATTATATTTGATTACAAGTAGATATGGCAGtttaaattttagaaattttgatttgatttcatGATATTAGAATCGtatcaattaaattttcaattttccttatttttctcTGATCACTTGGTCTATAAATTACTACGTCGGTCATCTATAATTTCTCGAGTCGTTCAAGACAAAGAATAGTCTTATACTCTTTATGGGTCATCAGTAGGCTCGCATGTCTCTCCTCCCTTCCACAATATTAAATTTGACAAGAAATTAACAAACATATCTTACCATCAATTTTAACTACTTACTTATTTAACTTGCGAACCGATATTTTCCATCCAGAACTAAAAATGAAACTACTATTTGTTCTAGCGATACAACAGATCATTGAAATACCACGTCGAATGGTGTTAGTACATCTCGATGAAGCCCGAAGGTCGAGAGGGAGGACTCCTGAATTATGTCGGGGGGAAGAGGgaccgtttggattcagagttaaaattactttgattttgattttgattgtgaaaaaggacaaatgagatgtgattataaatttgatttgggaaacgtgtgtttttgttgtgttgagttaaagttaaagttaaagttaaaatcaaatttcttacAAAACAAACGGGGGGTTAAATGAGATAAATAAATCTattggagaaaagttaaaaaagatAAACTCCAGGGAGCAAATTGCAATTAGAAATTTAATTGACAATCATCCAACGTGGGCCGGCCCATGGCTTGGGGATTGCGTTGGGCTTTACCGCCACCCGCTGAACGGTGCGGAAGAAACCGATGCCATCCGTTTCCGTTTCGCTCCTCAGACTTCCTTCTTCAAGCGAAGTTCGTGAAGTTCTCTTGTCCCTCCCTTGATGTAAGCTCTGACCCTCCTCGGATTTGCTCTCGTATACTTCGAATTTGCATTTCCATAAGTAAGTTGTGGGATTCTTGGTTGGTTCCTGTCTTTATGGAGCTGCAAGGTCACCTACGCTGTAAATGTTTGGTTAAATGCCGCTGTGAACTTTCCTGCTTGTTTCTCAGTCTGAAATGGGGCAGCAAGTTGTTTTTATCGAACTCAAAGCAGCTCCGTTGTCGAGAAAAGTGACCATGTCCTTGATTTCGTTTCTGGGCAAAAGGATTTGGACAtcttcttctccctctctGTGCCGTTTAACtacttttgtttttccatTAAAGGAAGATGGAGTCTTTTAGCTAGCTTGAGCAATTACCCAGAGCAATCACCCAGGAATGTTTAGCTTCTCGTCCTCTTCATGGGGCAATTGTGGGGGCAAAGCAGCTGCTACATCTCTCTGAGATTTAGTTTTGTCGCTGTAAAGGTTTGAGCTTGAGTGGTTCCTAAAGCATGGCTAGTGTTGTTAGACTAACCCGGTGGAGTTAGTGTGATTACCTTTGTGGATACTGGGTTAGGTTAGCTTTCCAACGGCTTGGGAAGTTGGTGTTGAGCACTAGTCCTCGAACAAATGTTAGAAAAGTGAAATGGGGCAAAACAGTTCTTGAGTAGAAAGTGGTCCCACTGATGGTATAACTATTATAAGTGAGCGAGCTCAAAATCACATCTTTGGAATAAAATCCAGTTCAATAAGGAAATAGAACTGCTATGCAAAATGAAGAAGCTCTTATGGTGTCAAAACCGGTAATTTATGATGGTTTGTTCTACAAAAACTGCTTTCACTCTTACGGAAAATAATAGACTAGTGGGATTTTTGGAGAaatcttaaaaattttataattgtaaTTGAATCCTCCCCCAGTTTTTGGTGCTTGCCATTTCCAAATAATCTTCTTTCAGTCTTCTTGTGTCTACTACAAAGGCATTTTACTGTGAATAAGAGGGATAAGAGTAATTGAGAACTAGTAATGATTTTTTACCGTATATTTTCCAAGCGATTTTAACTGGAGAATCTGCATTGGAGAGAATTGGTACAGTAGCTCTTTGTGGATGGATTGCATTTGCAACAAAAGCATGAAGTCCAACTATGCTTCCATTTAGCTAATCTTTCTGATATTAACCATGTAGTGTAGAAGATTATTCTCATCATTCGGTGCTACAAACAATTATTGTCTGCTTTCATAGCTAAGTTAACTTACTCATTCTCATGTGTATTTAGTTTTATTGATTGGATAGGTCCTAAAGGAGCTGCATGGTCGAGTAAAGATACGATGAAGTTTGCTggatataatttaatttcttcatttactCCTACTCATCCTATTATCATTAAAAGCCCTCGCAGATTTTCATTAGGCAGCTTTAAGGGGAATTCAACTAAACTAAGGAACATTTTGGCTTATCGTCCAAGACAACATTTACATGCAAAGGCTCCAATGGTCGTGGCTGATTACTATTATCCTCCTTTATTTAGGTAGCTGTCTCTTTTCTTGTAcatcttttctattttggaGATATGTAGCTTTCATGATCATGGTTGATTGAATATGCTTTGCTTGATTGCCAGCGTCGCTCCGATGATGGAGTGGACAGACCATCACTATAGGACTCTTGCCCGGCTCATATCAAAACATGCATGGCTGTACACAGAGATGCTTGCAGCTGAAACAATTGTTTATCAAAAGGACAACTTGGTAAGCTGAATGAACTTGTGGTTTTGTGGCTAGGATGGAGAAGTGTAATTTTAGAActaaatattttgtttcaaaaGACTAACGGGATGTTCAGGCTTTCAAGCAAAAGTTTGGAGCTGCTGCCGATTTTTAAAAGTCCAGTTTAGACATGCAATATTTCTTAGATCTTACTGCCTCGAAAAGGGGGAAAAGCATGGACTATTGGAGTTTCAGTTACATCTCTGTAGTTTCATTATTAATATGGTTCTTGGGTTGTTTTCAGTTAAAACTCCATTTTATGGATAAATAAACTCTTCTTTTCCATTAGATAGTTGCATGTTTCCTACTCTATGAGGAGGTGTAAATGTCTTTCACCTGTCTCTCGCATATTCCTAGATAATGATTATGCTTCTGTTGGGGATTTTTCTATCTATGGAGTAATGGCTGACTTGTATTGCTACTCAAATTGCCCAGCATAGGTTCCTAGCATATTCTCCAGATCAGCATCCAATTGTGTTACAGATTGGGGGTAGCAACCTGCAGCACATTGCCACAGCTACCGAACTTGCTAATCCTTATGGCTAtgatgaaattaatttcaagtgTGCCCCTCTCTCTTCTCAATTGCACAGTTAATTCTTATTCTTTtagcattgatttgatttgatagtTCTTGTGATTAGTTGTGGGTGTCCAAGTCCGAGGGTAGCTGGACATGGATGTTTTGGTGCACGTCTTATGCTTGATCCAAAGGTTGGTTTGATAATTTGATAATGTTGAATCTTTGAAGTTACAAACGTTTAAAAGTAatgttcttgttcttctttacTGATGTGTGTGATTAATTGTTTGGCTTCATGAGAAAGTTTGTTGGTGAGGCTATGTCCGTAATTGCTTCCAAGACAGATTCCCCAGTCAGTGTTAAATGCCGAATTGGTGTTGATGATCATGATTCTTACTATGAGTTGTGTGAGGCCCTATATCTCTTTCCCTCCAATAAGTTGGCATTTATGCCATTTGCCTTCTTATGTTTAATTGTTGTCTGCATATGAAAAAATTGCTCGTTTCCCTTTGCAggtgattttatttataaggTTTCTTCACTGTCACCGACCAGGCACTTCATTATACATTCTCGTAAAGCACTCCTTAATGGCATTAGTCCTGCAGATAATCGTAAAATTCCTCCTCTCAAGTAAggaatataatatgaatggAACTTGAAAGAGTTACAACTCTTTTGTCCTTTTTATGAGCTTCAGAATGTACAGTAGCTTCTCATATATGGAAAAAGAATGCCCAAATGGAATATGTTTCATTAACTAATCTACTTTGTCATATGCAGATATGAATACTATTTTGCTCTGTTGCGTGACTTTCCCGACCTGAAGTTCACAATAAATGGAGGCATTGACTCTGTTGACGAGGTAATTGTCTTCATGCTAATCATTTTCTCGTTGCTTGGGCcacaaaaagataaaagagagGAAGTATAGGAAAGAGAAATATGTTAACTCAAATTTGTTGAGCTTCTTTTGAAGATAAGATTATTTCcccttattttaattatatataacagTCTGATCTTTTAGTGCTCATCTGTCTTCAATGGACATATACAGGTCAATACAGCATTGCGTGAAGGAGCTCATGGTGTAATGGTGGGTCGTGCTGCCTACAAGAAGTAAGTGTTACACACAAACACGTCGAGTTAAACGTCGTTATGTGTCACTAATTTCTCCGTGTCTATTATATTGTCTTTGCTTGGGGGAGCCTGGACCCAATGTAAGAAGATAATTACTTTTGGTTAGGTTAATTGTAACCTGATCACTGTGAGACCCGTTGTCGTCAATGCGAGATTTATGACAGTCTACTGGTTGTGATTAATCGACCTGAAAGAATCTTTCTAAAGTCTAGATTAGATTGGCATAAGTCAAATGAACCTTTAATCTAATGGCTTCTCTGCAAGGATTTGTTGTAAGGACTAGTCAGCATAGTTGCTCAAGTCGATTGAGCCCCTAATTCTCTCATGCACTTTGTTATAATTCGAGTTAAAATCTCTACTTCCTTTTAATCTTCTCTTTGGTTGACTCGAGGCTACTGTAAATTTTAACAGCCCCTGGTCTCTTTTGGGACATGTAGATACTGCTGTGTATGGTGCACCAAGCAGTGGCGTCACACGCCGTCAGGTATAGCTGAACAAATaaccatttttatatttgGCTGCTTTGGCTGATTTTCTTCTTATTGTTTTTCTGTTGCTTGCATATACTTGGATTTTAGGTCCTTGAGAAGTATCAAGTTTACGGGGATTCTGTTCTATGGAGAGATGGAAAGAAACCAGATGTCCGAGATGTGGCGAAAGTACAAACGCGACACTAActtatattaaattctctcttgTCTTTATTTTCTGTGATGGCCCGAAATTGTTTCTTGACTGCAGCCGCTACTTGGTCTTTTCCATTCGGAGCGTGGAAATGGTTTGTGGAAGCGGAAAGCTGATGCTGCTTTTCAGAACTGCACTGTACGTCGAGTATTCTGCTGTCTCTGTGATTTTTAACGTATCTTATCAGAAGCATAGGCCAATAAATCAAACCTATATGCTTTCTCGGTGCGCTGAAAAGGTTAAATGCTTGTTTTCATTACTCTACAGACGATCAAGTCCTTCTTTGAGGAGACACTTGACGCCATTCCAGACTTTGTCCTGGACGCGCCAATTTCAGGGCCCCCACTCATCTCGGAAAACCCTTTCGCTGGGGTACGAGATAAGCTGCCGCCTCCATACGATTCTAAAGAGCAGGAGCTTATGTCCGCCTGATGTCTTGTCTGTATTAACATTTTAGCATTGATAGAGATCAATTGATTATTTGTGCTGTAACAGTTGACAGCCTCTGAGACTTGGAATGACTACAATGTCTGTTACACAAATAGCATATATAAGAATACACACTGATCTATCTATATTAGATGATTGAAATCTTGCATTCTTTTAGCAAGCTGTCTTAGGTTTCTCGCATCGACATCTATCAGGCTGATCCCTTGTAATCCGACAGAATATTGATGGACTTGTGAAGATGGAAAGGATATCTCAACTAGCCTGGGGATCATTCCAACTGATGAGGCTATTGACATGAGGAACGTAATACCCGTCGTGGGCCATGGATGAGTGATGAAATGGCGCGAACGGTTTGAAATCCACTTCGAGTCCTTCCCACTCCTTGGAACTCTTGTGGTACACGCACATTTCATCTCTTCCATGGAAAATCAACTTGTCGTCCCCATCCAATAGTGCAATCGGCCTCATCATGAAAGCATTGATGTATATGGTGCGGAAGTTGTCCTGACAAGTAGTTTCAATGACATGGTGCTTGGTCCAAACCAAACTGTCAAAATCCTCTAGAACCCAAATCTCGATTTTGTTTTCTCGGTAGTAGGTCTGGTACAATGTGTTGCCTGAGGAAAACTCAAAGTCCCATATGCTCACGGCTCGCTGGATCGGACCAGTGTAGGTGACCTCTTCCGTCGTGACATTGACAGAAAGAAGGCCTTGCTCCATAACATGTTCTTCTCTATTGTATTGCCTCATCAGGCAGGACACTTTTCCTTCAACAAACACACTTGCCCCAAACTCTCTCAAACTGCTCGGTGGTAAAGTCGGTACCCTCATCTCCTTCCAGGAGGTCAGTTGCCCCCTGGGTTTCGATAGCTGAAGAATAAAACATCTCGGAGGAGTTTCCCTCTTAAATATAAATCCGATAACCTTGTACTTTCTTACAGAAGAATCGTATACTATCTTCCCGTAAAAACTACTCATATGCACTTTCCCAGGGCGAGGCAACAGCTGGTATGATCGCGTGACTGAATTACAGATGAGCAGCGGAGTCCTCTCGAGGAGATCACAATACCCTGTGATCTCTACAAGAAGGAGCCCGTCACAAGAGTCACGGACCAGAACATCCATCTTATATTTCCAGATGCGATACTTATTCACGAGGGCATGGAGACAATATTCTAGTCCTAAATTGTGGCTGTTAACTTTTGTAACTTGATCGGTAAAATCGAATGTTATGAAGGAAGCATGGTACCTTTCCCCGAATATAAAGTTGGATACCGGATTGTGGCTGGGTAGTGTATTGCATAAGAACCCACTTCGCGATCTCGACCTCTCAAGATGCAATCTCGCGAAATACTGGCTGGTAATCAGTCGGTGCAAGTAATGGCACACATCCTTCAGTTGGACAAGACTCTCGACTGGGAGCAGGAGCAAGATCTTGATCAGAACCTCGCAAGGAAGTGAAGTGATGCCTGCTTCTTCCTTGCCATTCTTGCCCGTCTCATCTGCTTGCAAGTTACGTAATAAACCTTTTGCAGGTAGATGTAGCGAAGAAAACAAATTTCTCATGctttttccaaatttcttCGAAGATAATTGAAATGTTTTGATAGGTATGAACAACTCTGGGTATGTCCATAGTATATATAGCGTGGATCCTCTCGAATTCGGTTTGCATGCATATCTGTGAAAGCATGTCGAATGATAGATAGCAGCAACAATTAAATCTAACCAATAAACAAACACAAGCCCATGTTCAAGTGATATTAATGGCAGTAAGTGAACAAATTAACAAAGATTTCTGGTTTGGCAATTAACAACGCTATCATGGTTGTTAATAATTTATGTCCTTACAGACCCAACAAAATGGAGCCGAGTCTGCAGCATGAAACTATTAATTTCCCTATCCAACCAGAATTCTACGAGGATTGATCTAAATAAGTAACTAAAATGGGGCAAATTCCAACCACAATTTTGGACAAGAGCCAGAAATAATGTGTGTTGTTTTCGGACATCTCCTCTTTCCGGAAACTATGTCCCCATTCTGTTTTAACATCATATGAGGATAAGGATCAATAAGTCTAATTACTCATTGCATGTCCATACCGGAAAATAATCAAagcatttctttcttttctactAACAAGTTTATCGTTCTACCGTGCAATATATAGATCTCCCACTATATATTCAGGGACATGAATCCTCTGTGGTCTTTCTTCCATCAGTTACGACTTCTCTTTAGTCTTAGGAGGTCTCAGTGCAGGCACGCTACTGGCAATGAAATTGATATTGCTTTGGATTCATTGTTTATAAAATTATGGATCACGCGTGAATAATATTGATTTTGCGAATATAATTTGGGTACCCATAATTGCGGAATTTGTTTGTGTACTCTACATTCGGCTATGATCTGGACTCCACCAGTCGAGATATATGCTGGATTTAAGTGATTGATGTTTTTGGGCTTATTATTCGCGGGCTAAGGTTAGCATAGCCATCTGTATATTTGTGTATTCATTTTGGATTTGTATTCCACAATcataatatatgtatgattaTGAGAAGTTATTTTACATGCGTGATCCAACTAATATTATTTATGGTCACTTACTAAGTTCTTCCCGAACTTACCCCTCGATTTCCTttcagatatttttttttcaggtcTAAAAGTTATTAGAGCGCACAGCGGAAGCGAAAGTGTATTTTcaagatttaatttgttaattgTATTTATGAAGTACTATTAGAAAAATCATGTATTATTACATATTTGTataatttatggatttatgGATATGTATGAAAGTTTTATGCCTTTTATAATTCTTGTATTTTGGATTATTTTGAGGCTCGGGAAATGAGACGTTACAAATTAGGAGCCTGACCGCGGGCACAAAATGCTTAAACCCAAGTTGTTAGTAATCCAATAGGCGGGTCTTTATTAACCACTTTACTTAGTAATCCTCCCACCAATGTCGGATTTTTGGGACCCACTACACTAGGCATGTATGATTCTAGAGGTGGGTGTCACCAGGCAAGCAGATTTCTAGAGGTGGCTCCCACCCAGTCGATCGGGTGTAGCAGTTTGTCTGCATAACACCCAATTCTCACACTTCTGGCTGGTGCACTGCTCTGATACCAGTTGTAAAGACCCGACTCAATCTATGGGACTGGCCCAACAACTTGTTAAGGAGCCCAACAACCAACACAAAATGTTTAAGTCCAAGTTGCTAGTAATCCCGTAGGCGGGTCTTTATTAACCACTTTACTATCTCTTCTCACACCAATGTGGGATTTTGGGGTGTTACACAAAGCCTGAAGCCTCTCTCGGTTCAGATCCCAAATCTTCCTGGTTTCCATATGATCCTTCATCAAGCTGATTCGCGCGTCTTCTGGTGGAAGAACTTTTTACTGTCCTGCTCCATGACAATGACTCGATATATACTGATTCGCTTGCAAACCTTGGAAGGATATCTCGGTTAGCCTCAGGAATCAGGATCATCCCAACTGACGAGGCTATTATCATGATACCGATAATCGAATTGGTGCTAATTAATTATCAAGATCTTGCAATGAGCTGTGTGAGGCCGTATATCTTTTTACCTTCTAAGTTAAAATTGAAGTTTATTTGCTATGTCATAAGGATTAGACAGCACAGTAGCTCGAGCCCATCGAGCTCCTCATTCCCTCATGCAAGTTGTTATAATCTGAGTTAAAGTCTCTACTTCCATATAATCTTCTTTTCGGGTGACTCAAGGCCTCTAAGTTTTA
This region includes:
- the LOC116189356 gene encoding uncharacterized protein LOC116189356 isoform X2 — encoded protein: MVVADYYYPPLFSVAPMMEWTDHHYRTLARLISKHAWLYTEMLAAETIVYQKDNLHRFLAYSPDQHPIVLQIGGSNLQHIATATELANPYGYDEINFNCGCPSPRVAGHGCFGARLMLDPKFVGEAMSVIASKTDSPVSVKCRIGVDDHDSYYELCDFIYKVSSLSPTRHFIIHSRKALLNGISPADNRKIPPLKYEYYFALLRDFPDLKFTINGGIDSVDEVNTALREGAHGVMVGRAAYKNPWSLLGHVDTAVYGAPSSGVTRRQVLEKYQVYGDSVLWRDGKKPDVRDVAKPLLGLFHSERGNGLWKRKADAAFQNCTTIKSFFEETLDAIPDFVLDAPISGPPLISENPFAGVRDKLPPPYDSKEQELMSA
- the LOC116189356 gene encoding uncharacterized protein LOC116189356 isoform X3, translated to MHGCTQRCLQLKQLFIKRTTWFLAYSPDQHPIVLQIGGSNLQHIATATELANPYGYDEINFNCGCPSPRVAGHGCFGARLMLDPKFVGEAMSVIASKTDSPVSVKCRIGVDDHDSYYELCDFIYKVSSLSPTRHFIIHSRKALLNGISPADNRKIPPLKYEYYFALLRDFPDLKFTINGGIDSVDEVNTALREGAHGVMVGRAAYKNPWSLLGHVDTAVYGAPSSGVTRRQVLEKYQVYGDSVLWRDGKKPDVRDVAKPLLGLFHSERGNGLWKRKADAAFQNCTTIKSFFEETLDAIPDFVLDAPISGPPLISENPFAGVRDKLPPPYDSKEQELMSA
- the LOC116189356 gene encoding uncharacterized protein LOC116189356 isoform X1 → MKFAGYNLISSFTPTHPIIIKSPRRFSLGSFKGNSTKLRNILAYRPRQHLHAKAPMVVADYYYPPLFSVAPMMEWTDHHYRTLARLISKHAWLYTEMLAAETIVYQKDNLHRFLAYSPDQHPIVLQIGGSNLQHIATATELANPYGYDEINFNCGCPSPRVAGHGCFGARLMLDPKFVGEAMSVIASKTDSPVSVKCRIGVDDHDSYYELCDFIYKVSSLSPTRHFIIHSRKALLNGISPADNRKIPPLKYEYYFALLRDFPDLKFTINGGIDSVDEVNTALREGAHGVMVGRAAYKNPWSLLGHVDTAVYGAPSSGVTRRQVLEKYQVYGDSVLWRDGKKPDVRDVAKPLLGLFHSERGNGLWKRKADAAFQNCTTIKSFFEETLDAIPDFVLDAPISGPPLISENPFAGVRDKLPPPYDSKEQELMSA